The Nitrospiria bacterium genomic interval TTGGCCCGGTTGGGCCACAAGGACCGCGCCCGGCTCGTAAAGCGCCATGACGGCGTTCAGATCTCCCGCGGAAAAGGTCTCGGCGAACAAGCGATGAACTTCCTCCGGCTTACGGGCTGGAATTTTCGCGCCTCCTTCCTTGGATCGGGCGTACGGACAACGATCCCGTCCTTATCCGACGCCCGGACCGTTATTGCTCGTAATTCTCGACAATTTTCGGCGGCCGAATCGAGGCCTCATCGGGATTTCCCCCGACGTCGCGCAGCGCACGGCGCTGCCGGAGCAGATCCCAGCACTGGTCCAGCTCGACCTCCAGATGACGCAGACGCTGCTTGTCCTTTTCGTCCAGGTTGTTCTTCGAGTAAAGCGCTTCTTCCGTTTCGACAAGTTTCTTGATGTGGTGAAGGACTTTTATGTCTTCCATCGGGAACCTCCTTGTCTGACATTCGGGACGTCGGTCCTGAAACGGCCATGCGATGAACCCGTGCCCCCAAGTGCGACGCTTATTTTCTCAAAACGGCGAAGAAAACTAAAACGCCGAGCAACCAGATGAAGACCGCCACACCGTAAGCGGCGGGATTGTGTAAAAACGCCGCGGCGCGAAGCAGAACCGCCAAGACGCCGACGGCGACAATCCAGGGCCCCTTGAGCGAAGCCTTCGGTTTCATGCCCCGCCGCGATTTCACGTACGGGCCGGCGAACGTACGGGGCCGTTTCTTCCAAGAGCGCCCGCAGGCGCACCGGAAGACCTCAAGAACCCTCCGATCACGATCCGGGGCCCGGAAATCGCCCGTATACAGATAGCATTCTTTGAGCGGAAATTCAACACTTCCGGAAATGGGGCCGGGCGGACGCGCTCATCCTCCGGTGCGTCGGCGGGATGGCGGTTTTTGGATCGAGACATATAAAATCCCGGTTTCGGCTAATCGTTGTAACGCCGGCGAAGCGGAACGGGACTCCTGCGGCGCGGCCGCATCCGGAGGTTCAGCATTTCGACCAGCACCGAGAAGGCCATCGTAAAGTAAATGTAGCCTTTGGGGATGTGCATCTTCAGGCCGTCGCCGATGAGCGCGACGCCGATCAGGAAAAGAAAGCTCAGCGCCAGCATTTTCACCGTGGGGTGTCGGTTCACGAATCGGCCGACGGCGTCCGAAAGCGCCATCATGAAAACCACCGCAAGGACGATCGCCGCCGTCATCACGCCCATCCGTCCGGACATGCCGATCGCGGTGATGACCGAATCAAGGGAAAATACGATGTCGATTAAAATGATCTGAAGGATCACGCTCGCAAAGGCGGCCCTGGCTTTGACCGAAACGCCTCCTTGGTGCCCTTCGAGCTTCTCATGGATCTCTCGGGTGCTCTTCCACAGGAGGAACAGCCCCCCGGCGATCAGGATCAAATCGCGTCCGGAAAGATCTTGATTCCATACAGAGAAGAGCGGCGCGGTAAGGCGCATGAGCCAGACCAGCGAGAAGAGCAACAGAATCCGCATCAGCATCGCCAGGCCGAGCCCGACGATTCTCGCCTCTTTTTGCCGTCGCGCGGGGAGTTTTCCGATGAGGATCGAAATGAAGACGATGTTGTCGATGCCCAGGACGATCTCAAGCGCCGTCAGCGTCGCGAGCGCAATCCAAACCTCGGGATCCGTCATCCAGTCCACGTCGCGCACTCCTTCCCGTTAGGGCCCATTCCGTTTTGAGGAATCATGACGCGTCGCCTCCGCGATGGCGCGGTAGGGAACCGTCCCCTATCGCACCGGCTCTTTAAATTTCTGATCCGTCGGACCCGCGTGCTGGGTGTAGGATGGGGGCTTGCAG includes:
- a CDS encoding DUF2630 family protein; protein product: MEDIKVLHHIKKLVETEEALYSKNNLDEKDKQRLRHLEVELDQCWDLLRQRRALRDVGGNPDEASIRPPKIVENYEQ
- a CDS encoding TerC family protein — translated: MDWMTDPEVWIALATLTALEIVLGIDNIVFISILIGKLPARRQKEARIVGLGLAMLMRILLLFSLVWLMRLTAPLFSVWNQDLSGRDLILIAGGLFLLWKSTREIHEKLEGHQGGVSVKARAAFASVILQIILIDIVFSLDSVITAIGMSGRMGVMTAAIVLAVVFMMALSDAVGRFVNRHPTVKMLALSFLFLIGVALIGDGLKMHIPKGYIYFTMAFSVLVEMLNLRMRPRRRSPVPLRRRYND